In the genome of Myxococcus stipitatus, one region contains:
- the acpP gene encoding acyl carrier protein, with the protein MSTSTIEAKVKSIIADQLGVGDDEIKPESSFIEDLGADSLDIVELVMAMEEEFEVEIPDEEAENIKTVGDAINYITTHKQ; encoded by the coding sequence ATGTCGACGTCAACAATTGAAGCCAAGGTCAAGAGCATCATCGCGGATCAGCTCGGCGTGGGAGACGACGAGATCAAGCCCGAGTCTTCCTTCATCGAGGACCTTGGCGCCGACAGCCTCGACATCGTGGAACTCGTGATGGCGATGGAAGAGGAGTTCGAGGTCGAGATTCCCGACGAGGAGGCCGAGAACATCAAGACTGTTGGCGACGCCATCAACTACATCACCACCCACAAGCAGTAG
- the fabG gene encoding 3-oxoacyl-[acyl-carrier-protein] reductase: MSFKDKVVLVTGGSRGIGRACAVAFAKAGASTVVISYAGNEAAAQESVALIQAEGAKAEAIRFDVADTAACASAVEGIIKTHGRLDVLVNNAGVAVDGLVMRVKDEDWDKQLDTNLKGAFALIRAVSRPMMKQRSGAIVNVTSVVGDMGNGGQVAYSASKAGLVGLTKSVARELSSRGIRVNAVSPGFIGTDMTSHLNDDLRQKMLEGIPLGRLGNPEEVAQAVLFLSGDASSYITGEVLKVNGGMYM, from the coding sequence ATGAGCTTCAAGGACAAGGTGGTGCTGGTGACGGGCGGCTCGCGGGGCATCGGCCGCGCGTGCGCGGTGGCGTTCGCGAAGGCGGGAGCCTCCACGGTGGTCATCAGCTACGCGGGCAACGAGGCGGCGGCCCAGGAGTCGGTGGCGCTCATCCAGGCGGAAGGCGCCAAGGCGGAGGCCATCCGCTTCGACGTGGCGGACACCGCCGCGTGCGCGAGCGCGGTGGAGGGCATCATCAAGACGCACGGCCGGCTGGACGTGCTCGTCAACAACGCGGGCGTCGCGGTGGACGGCCTGGTGATGCGCGTGAAGGACGAGGACTGGGACAAGCAGCTGGACACGAACCTGAAGGGCGCCTTCGCCCTCATCCGTGCCGTCAGCCGCCCCATGATGAAGCAGCGCTCCGGCGCCATCGTCAACGTCACCTCGGTGGTGGGCGACATGGGCAACGGCGGACAGGTGGCCTACTCGGCCTCCAAAGCAGGACTCGTCGGCTTGACGAAGTCGGTGGCCCGCGAACTTTCCAGCCGTGGGATTCGCGTCAACGCGGTGTCGCCGGGCTTCATCGGGACGGACATGACGTCCCACCTCAATGACGACCTGCGCCAGAAGATGCTTGAGGGCATTCCGCTAGGCCGGCTGGGCAACCCGGAGGAGGTGGCCCAGGCCGTCCTCTTCCTCTCGGGGGATGCCTCGTCCTACATCACCGGCGAGGTCCTCAAGGTCAACGGCGGCATGTACATGTAA